The genomic window aaataattattatataattaatatatatattaaaaaagatatttcaactaaaaccaaaataaataattaaaattatttaaattaattaggatTTAGATTCAGTGTGGCAGTTTTGAGGGTTTATGTTATAGACATCAGGTCCCAGGTGCGTTGGATCTATGTGGCTAGTGGTTCTATGGCCCAGATTTGGGGACTTATAATAGGGCGCATAGACTGTGGTACACAGGATCACTGAACTAATGcttcataaaaaatataatctaggagcgagggatcgaaccctcgtccTTTGACACACACACGTTACCCCTTTACCAACTGAGCCAAGTTTGCCATCTGAAATATATACGCGCTCTAAACAATATACGAAGGACAAATACCCCTAAATGAAAAACGCGCGCGCGATTCAAAATTGACGAACCCCATGATGACAGCTCATCATCGTCCCCAACAGAACTGCAAAACCTGCaaagattagctacgactttgcTACGAAATTGTTCATAGCAACCAGACCTGGAAAATAACGATTTGCACATCCCAACATATAAACATGGCGCGACCTATCAGATCTCTCCGTCTCCCTTACACGAACCTAACCACGCTCCTATTGTGACCTAATTTTACTTCTAACGGCAAAGCCCCAATTTGACCCCAAGAACCCTAATTCGTGTAACAATGGCAATTCACAATTTAAACATACAAACCATAATTAAAACAACCAGAAACACCAAGTAGACCAAGAATAACCAGAATATTCAACCAATTTGCTATGGATGCGCATGAATTATCCTAATCGACATAACTTTAAAAGGACATACCTCGGTTAGTTGGAGAGtaatctgggggtgttgatgcggAGTAAGtatccagatagcttcagagtGATCCCTCAAACGTATTGCAATGCTCTAATCCCTTTGAAACCTCTCCAATTTACTAAACCGAAATTGAGTTTTCTTGGAGAAATTTGGTTCTTGATGCTCTACCTCTGACCAGAATGTTCCAACCCCTATTCATGTGCACAACTTCAAATACTTATAGGCTTGTATTAGGTCAAGAATTTGAAGCCCAATGATCACTAAATCCAACTTTGCCATGTTTGAGAAAATTCACTTTATTCTTGATTCATAAGTTACCATATTTGGCAAATATTGTATCAATCTTCTCCATTTgatttatgcacgaaaattagatatattttgccattaatgttgtttggaattggccaaaatatattttctacccaaaataatttgatttcccatttatttaaatcattaaaaatcaattttaaatgaaataaaattgtgtaaaatcaaataaaatgagaTAATTCGTGTCATAtgttttggataacttgtgggccaaatttaagtcataaaagtatgggcctatttgcaagaaatccaatttgaaccttcttatttcacattttgccttcaaaaatcacccaactttgatcaatcatatctcactcaatttttaagctatgagggagttctagtactttttggaaacctcaagatgtcctctacaagccactttggaacatatttctcatttggagcttttatcttgatcatatcctctttgcaaaaaaactgcttttgaaggatgcttgaaaatgacctgtaatcttttgtactataactctcaaatgaagcatttctagccctggcttgtgagagacaaagttgtagagaatccaatttccttcaaaataggctttgagtggggaatttttgatgttccatgtgaaagttatgcccagtcaaagttgggttgaccttctcctaaagaaaccctaatttgaacctttttgtatttgttcatctctgagtttctattaatggaatcatgatcaatctttgatcaaatgatagttatgcacctctatgcttgatgtttgaccaatgatcataggtttgaatcatgctttgattgtagttgaccttcaggtttgaatcagttgactgtggatcttgggattgtttgagcaaggctttggaattgaatcttgaactttgaattattgtaaatggaatatggaaggcaaattttggggtatgacatccggCTAAAAAGGCGTCTTCAGTACTAAGCCGAaattgtaaacatcaatcttCTCTGTCACCTTACTAGTGTAGGCATACTCTATCATAATAACAACCAACATGATCAATTTTTAAGAATAATAGCTAAAATGCAACCAAAAAAACGAAcacttttatattattataattgacTTATTGTTTCAACatcttaaaaaaaaacttataactTATATGCCAAAAAGGTTTATatctaaatattaataattttggcTTACCAGGAGCTATGTAGCCAAGTGTTCCAGCAAAGATATGAGTCGAACTACCAGCTTATCCGTGTAGTATCTTAGCAAGTCCAAAATCAGCAATTCTTGCCTTCCGTTCTTCATCAAGCAATATGTTACTTGGTTTAGCATCCATATGCATAACATGTTTATCACAACCATTATGCAAATATTTTAATCCTCTTGTTGCACCTATTGCTACATCATACCTAACCTCCCACCCCATCTAAGTCTCCGACAAGTATGCAACCTTTCTCACAAACCCTTATTTCGTAAAACTCATATACAAGCAAACTATTATCTTCACTTGTGatactaaaatatatattcaCCATATGCATGTGCCTTATAGAACTCAAAGTTGCCACCTCAACATCATACTCAGGTGAACTTGAACTCCTCTTTTGCATTGTTGAACTGCTCCTATAATCACTTCTTGAATTTTAAGTCATTATGTGTTTTACTACAAAAATTTCACCACTTTGTCACTCAACCTTGTAAACACTCCCTGATGCTTCTTTTCCAATCAAACTCTCAGCTTTGATTccataaataatttcattcttatTAGTGTTTAACATGTAGTATTTCTTGAAATTCCAAGAATTAATCATAAGTACTTGCTGCTTAAATTTGTTCTTCTGTTTATGTCTAGCAAAGAGAAAATGTGCTAATGAAGCAATCAAAACCATTATTATGCCGACAATGGAAAAGAACACGAGTTTTCAGAGTCTCTTATATCCGTCAGATGAACATGGTCGAAATATTCTTTAAAATCTTGCTACATAAGCCACGATTTCCCATGAAACTAGCTTTGAAAGCTGAAATAGCTAGTGAATCTGGTATGGAACCAAAAAATGATTGCTTAACTCGATGGAATCTCATTAGACAACTTCTTTAATGACAAATTCAACAAATTAAGTGTATGCAAAGCACGAATATCAATTGGAATTACACCAAAATGGAATTATCAGCAAGGTTTGCTCCAGTAATAAGAACCAATAGAACCTGGTAACGCACCAAAAAGATTAGTTAGTTTGATTAGTCTTTCTATAGTAACATGTATGTTACCGGAAATACAATTCAAACTTAACTGaatcaaaatcaaagaagaagctTCTAAGATTTCCAAAGGTAACTCACTTattaattgattattatataaaaaaaaaattgagctAGAGATTTAGCTTTACAAATATCAAAAGAATTTGAACCTTCAAATTGATTCCTTCCAAAATCAAACATTTCCAAATTTGGCAGGCTCCATATACCTGAAGGAACAACGATGAAAAGTGAATTCTTTATTAATCTAAAACGTACTAAAGTTGTGCAATTTTCATATTTCTCTAGTATACTTCCTGTTTGTATAATTCAAAAAGTATAGGTATGCATGTTACGAACTCAGAGACGTATTGTATAACAAATAATAATGGTTAGAATTTGCCTAGAGTGACGAGAAGCCCTGTACGACAGTGTTTATGCTGGTTTAGAGGATCTACTCACGTGAGAGGTGAGAGACTTTGTATATGTGTTAGGTACTTAGGTGTAAGCGTGTGAATTAGGATCCCCTTTCTTCCTTTAAATTTAGAGTAATTCTTTCATTAATTTTGcatgtaattttttttagaaatattgtTTAATAATCGatacttatttttattatttagtgtAAATCTTTTAAACttgatatttctttttttgtCAAATACTCAAATCTTTAAGTTATATCATTAAATTTTGTTAAGATCGTGTGTATTACCTTATTAAAAGAGACGTTCTTTTATCTTTTAATCTTTGTTGAATTTGTCTTCAACtgaattttgtgaaaataattaatattagttttagtGTAATTCtttcattaatttttatatttttttttattaaaaaaatttaatactcgatagatatttttattatttagtgtAAATCTTTTAAACTTGATATTTCTTTTTTGTCttactttatttttaattgtattattttttaaatttaattctcATGTCTTTTTGGTACTTGTATTTGTTTTTGATACACTATAAATCACTATAAATCACAATAAGAAatgaaatatataatttttacctTAAATTACATTTCTCTTACTCCTTTTCATGTCATAAAACACagatgaaattttgaaatataaaaCTTGCTATCATTTAGGTTTAAATGATTGTAGCAATTTTGTTCACGCTTCCCCAATGATGTCTATTTGTTTATGGGTTGGAGCATCACTAGTTTTCTTTCCAATTTATTTTTCATTACATTAATTTTCGATATAAGATCAATAAAATTAAccttaaaaattaacaaaaataatattgatattaaatttgttgataattgataatatttttataaatttatcattTAAGAGATGATATGTTTGTGTTCTCAAACAGTATTAActgttaattataaaaaaattaattaatgttatagttgtaaataaaataattaatgcaattaaaaatttaaaatgaaaaaaagcttAGTTGTTTTCTGTGTTCAAAATTGGCTACCTCACATAGTCAACTAAGATAGAATCTTAAATACCAAATTCGTTTTATCTCCACCTACCTACCCAGCTACCCCGTAATTAGTCATAGTTTATAACCTAAATAATATTTTACTATTAGTGCATACCAACAACTTGTTCTTTCTTTCTTATCCCAtataatactaatactaataataataataataatagttatcagTATTACATTATTTAATTCAGCTAAAACTAAGTTCATAATGCATAAAAGGTGAAACCAAAGatccaacaaaacaaaacattgaatcacaaagaagaaaagagaaaaaaaatggtaAAGAGCAAGGTTTTAGTAGTGGGAGGAACCGGGTACATAGGAAGAAGAATAGTGAAAGCAAGCTTAGAACAAGGACATGAAACCTATGTGATTCAAAGACCAGAGTTGGGTCTTCAAATTGAGAAGCTTCAAAGGCTTCTCTCATTCAAGAAACAAGGTGCTCATTTGATTGAAGCATCTTTTTCAGATCACAAAAGCTTAGTTGATGCTATCAAGAAGGTTGATGTTGTGATCAGTGCCATCTCTGGTGTTCATATTAGGAGTCATAGTATTGGCTTGCAACTCAAACTTGTTGATGCTATCAAAGAAGCTGGTAATGTTAAGGTAATTTAATTTCACTAGTGTTTTCTATCAAAGATTCTTAAAATTATATACAACATGGATACTAAAATGATAATATCATTTTCTTCTGCAGCGGTTCCTGCCTTCGGAATTTGGACTAGATCCAGCAAGAATGGGAGATGCATTGGAGCCAGGAAGAGTAACATTTGATGATAAAATGGCTGTAAGGAAAGCAATAGAAGAAGCAAACATTCCTTTCACTTACATCTCTGCTAACCTCTTTGCTGGATACTTTGCTGGCAGCCTCTCTCAGATGGGGTCATTTGTTCCTCCAAGGGACAAAGTTCATCTCTTTGGAGATGGAAAACTCAAAGGTACCTTTAGAACTTCAACAAACTTCTAAAAGTAATTGAATCAGCTAGAAAATTAGACACAAAATATATCAAACTTGTTGTAAAATAGCAGCTATAATAGTGCTGAAGTGTCACAGCGCAGTAGAATTCAAACAAATTGTTATTGTTCTGCAATACGCTAAACCGTTGTTATAACGGTGTTGTAATAGTATAACATAGTAGAATTTGAACAAACTGATAGTGTTTCATTTTCGGTCAATAATGAAATATTCATCTACATATATGTATGATTGCAGCGGTGTTTTTGGATGAATATGATGTTGCAACATATACAATCAAGACAATAGATGATCCTCGAACCTTAAACAAAACAATATACCTTCGACCACAAGAAAACATTCTGTCCCAAGGAGAACTTATTGGAATTTGGGAGAAACTAATTGGAAGGGAACTGGAGAAAACATACATACCTCCTGAAGGCTTTCTCACAACATTGAAAGGTAACACATTCACTTAATTGTCCTAATTAAGTTTCTGTAGACAAAGCAACATTATTGTCGTAAGCAATTACTGTCAGTGATTTATGGTTTATGTGAACTTGATTTGCAGGGTTGGATTATAAACTTCAAGTAGGAATTGGACATTTCTATCATATTTTCTATGAGGGTTGTTTGACAAACTTTGAAATTGGGGAAGATGGAGAAGAAGCATCTGAGCTTTACCCTGAGGTGAATTACACACGCATGGACGAATACCTGAAAATTTATGTGTAAAATGAAATATTTCCACACGCGACAATGGTTCAAGCACAGACATGGTTGTTGGTTAAAAATACATTACCTTTAAGAGATTCTGTAAACTGGATATCTTGGATATCAAATGTCAATTTAATGTTTAATTTATGTTTTTCAATTTTTCTCAATAACAACACTGTTGATCACCATCTAATATACTGATTTCAATTACTTTTGCCATGCACAACCAAAGCATGTGATGATAATATTAGACTAGACAGCCTTTGAAGCCTTTTCTGAGGGCAGTTTCGTCTAAATTCCTTCCAATGAACACGAGCTTGTTTATCCTCTTTTCGTTGGGTTCCCATGTTTTTCCTGGGCTGTCATCCAACATGGAATGCACCCCCTGAAAGTAATAGAGAAATAGGGTAACAAATTTgagtttgaaagctttaaaatTGCAAATAGACAATAGAATGGAAGAATGATAATATTGTAGAAGAGAACCTGAAACACATATCGTTGTTCAGAACCATCCACTGACAGGACACCTTTCATTCTGTATAGGTCCTCTCCCTTTTCTTCAACCAATCTTTCAAGCCAATCTTCAACCTTAACCATCATTTATTGTGAAAGTAAGGGAGAAACATGATCAGCGCCCATTAGAAAATATCATTGATCAATATATATGTTTCTATGAAACAGGCATAACCCACTTAAGCATTGTGCATATTATGAATGGTTATGCAAAATTAGTTCTGTAAGCAAATTCCGTAAGCAAATTCACAACTCTATCGTTTTATACAGAGCAATTGTTACCATTGACAAAACCATTTAAAAATCCATTTGATATGAAATTCATGTTGACTTTGTCATCGTGACTGATTGAGGACTAAGGATTAGTTActcaataaataaatcataatagGGCTGATGATTACAGAAACATGCAGAATTATTACAATTACCTCATCACGATCAAGAGTTCCCTCCGCAACAATGCTGACACTAGTGACAGCAGAATCATGCACGTGatcgtgatgatgatgatgatgatgatgatgatgccctTTGTGTCCTGTCGATACAGTCAGAATGATGAACTAACTCACAATCACAAGAAAATATTATGATAAACAAAATCAGAAAACATGGTGTATTAACCAAATCAAAGCCACACAGACTTtgttattatttcaaaattttagaCTCAAACCAATCAAACAATGGAAAAGGAAGGATATGGCGCAAGACTAAAGAGTTTCAAATGTAAGGAAAGGAGAAGACAGAACTCAATATAGTTAAACAAAAGACTTAACTATAAACTACAAATAGAACCTGAGGGAGAAAGAAATAATTTGCAATTAATTACCATAAAGGACAACTAACTTTGCATTACAACCCatctcaatttcaatttcaatgatACACAAATGCTTGTATAAATTGTTTGAATTAGACCGAAAGATTACTTCTACCAACACCAATGACTAAACACGTTGATCGATTTTTCCTATGTACTAGACAACATTATGATCAGCACGAAAAACAGTAGACATGATTATTAAATGACAATGCACTATACAGGACTAGATTTCTATATGGAAGACATCAAGTTCATTCTTTACTGTTTCTACTTTAGTCTTTCAAGAAAAGAAGGATCTTGGCATAATGCAACGGTAAAATTTCTTGCGTCATGCATGATAAATGAAATTTAATCAGATCAACATGATTAAACACAAACTTCTTTCCATTTGCAGTCAACTCTAACAACACaagtgaaaaaatatatataaataagaaagaaactgACAACAAGGTTTTAAATAAGTACCATTCCCACAATCATCTGAGTGGCTCGCTGTAGAGGGGCATTCTCCATCTACCTCAGATTCAATTCTGCAATATCAAGACATTTGATCAAGATGAAGATAAACTTGCAGTAAATACAGACAAATGGATTACTGAGCATTATGATCTGTCATATTTATAGCCATAATATTTAGGAAGTAAAAAGGGGGCATGATAGGAAGAGGAGTATAGTACTTTAACAGGAGCTTAAAAAAGGTAAATATACCTCTTATTCTCTTACCTCTGAAGATCATATCCTCCCACACCCAGAACAAAGTCTATGTCAACAGACCCAAACTTAGCTTGCTTAATTTGTGCCATTCCATTGATGTGCTGGCAAAAAATTCCATAAATGAAAAAATTAATCCATTTGCATGTTTTCAAGGGGAGCTAGGTACATTCATATATAACTATAGAAGCTGATATAAacaatataaacaaaaattaaaggTTATAATCTGAAGCATTTCAtagaaaataattcaaaattatcTCAGCTTCTCTTCAATACACACGTGTACATACAtttataatatcataataaaacatgAAATAGCTATATCTATCACaacatataaaaaatttattagaaGTTTATTTTTCCCCAAAAACTACAGAACTATTATAGCCATATTGGAAAATCAACACGAGAGAACTAATTTTATTTATCACCATGAAAACAAGGTTTAGGAATTTGTAATCTGATTCACCTAAATACTAATCCCCGACCATTGACCAATTGAAATTTGAAAGGCAACCATAGACTATGTAGAGGTTTTTTTACCTTGGTAGTGAAATTCATAACATAACAAAGTTACTTGGCAACTCGCCAAAAGGGACGCCGGACATCCATAGTAcattattatgtatttatttcTAAAAAACTCCAAGGTAGCAGCACAAAAAGAATATGACTTGGTGTTTTTTTCTAAAAAGGATTTAGGCAAGTCATGTATTGGATCTTTTTTTACTTGAATGAGATTGTTTATTTACGAAAAATTAGCAAGTCATAGATACAAGATAAGACTTGCTCTTTTGCGtggaaattatttatttttaaacaaatgacaCCGGTTGTAGATCCAAATCCAATATTTGACCTACGTtattttgaaaggaaaaaaaaaaaagtaatattgtaacttgtaattttttaaataacttaATAATGTTTTGTCCTCCCATTGTTCTCAATGGACCATGACGAAATATGGCGGAAGGTCAAAGCTTGCCATATATAAACACCCTATTGCAGCAAACGGCACCACCATGGTGGGCATCCCTTCACAAAGCCTATGGCGGTTGTCAAAAAAAATGCCATATCATTTTGCAATTTAACAACGCTATGTACTCAGGAGGTAAAACTCCCCTTTTGCAAGTCACACTGCCATATATGACTA from Vicia villosa cultivar HV-30 ecotype Madison, WI unplaced genomic scaffold, Vvil1.0 ctg.000131F_1_1_1, whole genome shotgun sequence includes these protein-coding regions:
- the LOC131624483 gene encoding isoflavone reductase homolog; the protein is MVKSKVLVVGGTGYIGRRIVKASLEQGHETYVIQRPELGLQIEKLQRLLSFKKQGAHLIEASFSDHKSLVDAIKKVDVVISAISGVHIRSHSIGLQLKLVDAIKEAGNVKRFLPSEFGLDPARMGDALEPGRVTFDDKMAVRKAIEEANIPFTYISANLFAGYFAGSLSQMGSFVPPRDKVHLFGDGKLKAVFLDEYDVATYTIKTIDDPRTLNKTIYLRPQENILSQGELIGIWEKLIGRELEKTYIPPEGFLTTLKGLDYKLQVGIGHFYHIFYEGCLTNFEIGEDGEEASELYPEVNYTRMDEYLKIYV